One genomic window of Halorubrum hochsteinianum includes the following:
- a CDS encoding SDR family NAD(P)-dependent oxidoreductase, translating to MEDTPTDVELKPDLTDDVALVTGATRGIGAEVAAGLTDLGATVYAGARDPDDVTAADQHAVRLDVTEDDEVRDAVDRIERERGALDVLVNNAGVFPRSGPLHEMDLDDFDRTTAVNLRGPVAVTKHALPLLTDGTGGRVVTLSSGLGQFTEGRMEGGYPAYRLSKVGVGGLTAYLDGEYGDQGLIANAVSPGWVRTDMGGDGAPRTPSKGAETPVWLARFAPGSPAGHLWKDRERIPW from the coding sequence ATGGAAGACACGCCGACGGACGTGGAGCTCAAACCCGACCTGACCGACGACGTGGCCCTAGTGACGGGCGCGACCCGCGGGATCGGGGCCGAGGTCGCCGCGGGGCTGACCGATCTGGGTGCGACGGTCTACGCCGGCGCGCGCGACCCCGACGACGTCACGGCCGCGGACCAGCACGCGGTTCGGCTGGACGTGACGGAGGACGACGAGGTGCGGGACGCCGTCGATCGCATCGAACGCGAACGGGGGGCGCTCGACGTCCTCGTGAACAACGCGGGCGTGTTCCCGCGGTCCGGGCCCCTCCACGAGATGGACCTCGACGACTTCGACCGGACCACCGCCGTGAACCTCCGCGGGCCGGTCGCCGTGACCAAGCACGCGTTACCGCTGCTCACCGACGGGACCGGGGGCCGCGTCGTGACGCTCTCGTCGGGGCTCGGGCAGTTCACCGAGGGGCGGATGGAGGGCGGCTACCCGGCCTACCGGCTCTCGAAGGTCGGCGTCGGCGGCCTGACGGCGTACCTCGACGGCGAGTACGGCGATCAGGGCCTGATCGCGAACGCCGTCTCGCCGGGCTGGGTGCGGACGGACATGGGCGGCGACGGAGCGCCGCGGACGCCCTCGAAGGGGGCGGAGACGCCCGTCTGGCTCGCGCGGTTCGCGCCCGGGAGCCCCGCCGGCCACCTCTGGAAGGACCGCGAGCGGATCCCGTGGTAG
- a CDS encoding DUF5804 family protein encodes MTRVCLLGDPGVELSYELLSRETARDALATYRIEEPFENSVAVDTVSLGAAVSLLNDLDWYLVRFVEEALVLEPSVSADEWLSRDLAREVRDGEVPPEETDQRLKVFGLVDGRPVEPLFVRRRQGETPEYDLRDVDETVVVRVSESEFSG; translated from the coding sequence ATGACGCGGGTGTGTCTCCTCGGCGACCCCGGCGTGGAGCTCTCCTACGAGCTGCTCTCCCGCGAGACCGCGCGGGACGCGCTCGCCACCTACCGGATCGAGGAGCCGTTCGAGAACAGCGTCGCCGTCGACACCGTGAGCCTCGGGGCCGCCGTCTCCCTCCTCAACGACCTCGACTGGTACCTCGTCCGCTTCGTCGAGGAGGCGCTGGTGTTGGAGCCGTCCGTCTCCGCCGACGAGTGGCTCTCGCGGGACCTCGCCCGCGAGGTCCGCGACGGCGAGGTCCCCCCGGAAGAGACCGACCAGCGGCTGAAGGTGTTCGGCCTCGTCGACGGCCGCCCGGTCGAGCCGCTGTTCGTCCGACGGCGACAGGGGGAGACCCCCGAGTACGACCTCCGCGACGTCGACGAGACCGTCGTCGTCCGCGTGAGCGAGTCCGAGTTCTCCGGGTAG
- a CDS encoding multicopper oxidase domain-containing protein: MNDGNIFGSRTASRRSFLSATAALGTVGLAGCGAPQSDAENAAESGSGDDGGKAARQVDDWSGSDSTAVETDHPYTTPRTTVDLDERDGAITMSTRACRHTLLGENAQGGPWELPEVWAWETPDTDPSVPGPLLRVTEGTELEITYDNTEHNRPHTFHVHGLSKDWMDDGVPTTTGQQVAPGEEHTYEIEANQPGTHLYHCHYQTQNHLDMGMFGILRVDPEGYDAPDKEIFHTIKDWDSRLSASMAGGDVDFSHRDRNPDVFTVNGRCAPYTFHPEEGSPLIVEEGDRVRIHYVNAGYESHAMHTHNHGFTVVEKDGGVIPESARHREDVVPIAPAERKTIEFTADADPGVYALHCHKVNHAMNGDTYPGGMIGGMVYDGVTDTEQFASVMDLAGYEG, translated from the coding sequence ATGAACGACGGGAACATCTTCGGCTCGCGTACCGCCTCCAGGCGCAGTTTCCTCTCCGCGACGGCCGCGTTGGGTACCGTCGGGCTCGCGGGGTGCGGTGCCCCGCAGTCGGACGCCGAGAACGCCGCGGAGTCCGGGAGCGGGGACGACGGCGGCAAGGCCGCACGACAGGTCGACGACTGGTCGGGGAGCGACTCGACCGCCGTCGAGACGGACCACCCGTACACGACGCCGCGGACGACCGTCGACCTCGACGAGCGCGACGGTGCGATCACCATGTCCACGCGGGCGTGTCGCCACACGCTGCTCGGCGAGAACGCGCAGGGCGGTCCGTGGGAGCTGCCGGAGGTCTGGGCGTGGGAGACGCCGGACACGGACCCCAGCGTCCCCGGCCCCCTCCTCCGCGTGACGGAGGGGACCGAACTGGAGATCACCTACGACAACACCGAGCACAACCGGCCGCACACGTTCCACGTCCACGGGCTCTCGAAGGACTGGATGGACGACGGCGTGCCGACCACGACCGGCCAGCAGGTCGCGCCCGGCGAGGAGCACACCTACGAGATCGAGGCGAACCAGCCGGGGACGCACCTGTACCACTGCCACTACCAGACGCAGAACCACCTCGACATGGGGATGTTCGGGATCCTCCGCGTCGATCCGGAGGGGTACGACGCCCCGGACAAGGAGATATTCCACACGATCAAAGACTGGGACAGCCGGCTGTCGGCGTCGATGGCGGGCGGCGACGTGGACTTCAGCCACCGCGACCGCAACCCCGACGTCTTCACCGTGAACGGTCGCTGCGCGCCGTACACCTTCCACCCCGAGGAGGGCTCTCCCCTCATCGTCGAGGAGGGCGACCGAGTGCGGATCCACTACGTCAACGCCGGCTACGAGTCGCACGCGATGCACACCCACAACCACGGGTTCACCGTCGTCGAGAAGGACGGCGGCGTCATCCCCGAGAGCGCCCGGCACCGCGAGGACGTGGTGCCGATCGCGCCCGCCGAGCGGAAGACGATCGAGTTCACCGCCGACGCCGACCCCGGCGTCTACGCGCTCCACTGCCACAAGGTGAACCACGCCATGAACGGCGACACCTACCCCGGCGGGATGATCGGCGGGATGGTGTACGACGGCGTCACCGACACCGAGCAGTTCGCCTCCGTGATGGATCTCGCGGGCTACGAGGGCTGA
- a CDS encoding DUF7109 family protein, translating into MADASEPSVAARDDLAGVVDLFGWLTRGELSEALSELAFKRRAEVDEAAIDAAIDLAVAEYALVPAPEDALSGGDEGGGTEAAADGSALAVGPAAFPTLPEGAEDLPHILDVPDRSVDREALADAVLGRLREEAVEAIGDGDADRLETLADVTYDVEAWAPVDVGPVRTRIVAELDGDD; encoded by the coding sequence ATGGCCGACGCGAGTGAGCCGAGCGTCGCCGCCCGCGACGACCTCGCCGGCGTCGTCGACCTGTTCGGCTGGCTCACGCGGGGAGAGCTCTCCGAGGCGCTCTCCGAACTGGCGTTCAAGCGGCGCGCCGAGGTCGACGAGGCGGCCATCGACGCCGCCATCGACCTCGCGGTCGCGGAGTACGCGCTCGTACCGGCCCCGGAGGACGCGCTCTCCGGCGGTGACGAGGGGGGCGGGACGGAGGCCGCCGCGGACGGGTCCGCGCTCGCGGTCGGGCCGGCGGCGTTCCCGACGCTCCCCGAGGGGGCCGAGGACCTCCCGCATATCCTCGACGTCCCGGACCGGTCGGTCGACCGCGAGGCGCTCGCGGACGCGGTCCTCGGTCGGCTCCGGGAGGAAGCGGTCGAGGCGATAGGCGACGGCGACGCCGACCGGCTGGAGACGCTCGCCGACGTGACCTACGACGTGGAGGCGTGGGCCCCGGTCGACGTGGGACCGGTCCGAACGCGGATCGTCGCCGAGCTCGACGGAGACGACTGA